A window of the Bacteroides thetaiotaomicron VPI-5482 genome harbors these coding sequences:
- a CDS encoding DUF6864 domain-containing function → MVKINITAETNGFVLLEHGEVFIKNNNDVSLKLIPNEQEVPLIINIEFANKGGRIASVDRNIVNDKLVFTCNNFQSEPGNWGGIIEPMLIAEMDDCNLYLSFLVWNIDTTNYNRLLNYSFWLKKK, encoded by the coding sequence ATGGTAAAGATAAATATAACTGCGGAAACAAATGGATTTGTTTTGTTAGAACATGGAGAAGTTTTTATAAAGAACAACAATGATGTTTCTTTGAAATTAATCCCCAATGAGCAAGAAGTTCCCCTTATTATTAATATTGAATTTGCTAACAAAGGAGGACGTATAGCTTCTGTTGATAGAAATATAGTGAATGATAAACTGGTTTTCACTTGTAATAATTTTCAAAGTGAGCCAGGCAATTGGGGTGGAATAATTGAACCAATGCTGATTGCAGAAATGGATGATTGCAATCTCTATCTAAGCTTTTTAGTTTGGAACATTGATACTACAAACTATAATCGTCTTTTGAATTATTCATTTTGGCTAAAAAAGAAATAA
- a CDS encoding DUF5640 domain-containing protein, protein MKNILFTLFAILILTSCSKDEEDWTELNSNNIIGYWSTGIEGTHKLLSFDEDGTGSFGIYSNATPISFQMFDYKIEEGRIYIYDVYPDEKTPYYLDCKISGTTLKVETGSEAGTYKKQK, encoded by the coding sequence ATGAAAAACATTTTATTCACACTTTTTGCTATTCTCATCTTAACTAGCTGCAGCAAAGATGAAGAAGATTGGACTGAACTTAACAGCAATAACATTATAGGTTATTGGTCGACAGGAATCGAAGGTACTCACAAATTATTAAGTTTCGATGAGGATGGTACTGGCTCTTTTGGAATTTACAGCAATGCTACTCCAATTTCCTTTCAAATGTTCGATTATAAAATCGAGGAAGGTAGAATCTATATTTATGATGTATATCCAGATGAAAAGACTCCATATTATTTAGATTGTAAGATATCAGGCACGACTCTTAAAGTCGAAACCGGAAGTGAAGCTGGAACCTATAAGAAGCAAAAATAA
- a CDS encoding LuxR C-terminal-related transcriptional regulator — MTGMEFYFTPKGEVMIIDECGTRQLEQSNREFISEIITRMGIFWPEALEKASLEYTDRRYNIPWFEFSIVRRFLKCNFGEFDSTMDIDQMGNFHFEEVKCPLKGECKYEGIICKPKFNSTLSERELSVMRSFYEGMEENAIADKYCISLETVRTHKRNAFRRINVHSLAEFF, encoded by the coding sequence ATGACTGGAATGGAATTTTATTTCACTCCTAAAGGTGAAGTTATGATTATCGATGAATGTGGTACGCGTCAATTGGAACAGTCAAATCGGGAGTTTATTTCCGAAATCATAACTCGAATGGGAATATTTTGGCCAGAAGCACTGGAGAAAGCATCATTGGAATATACAGACCGACGGTATAATATTCCTTGGTTTGAATTTTCAATAGTACGTCGTTTTCTTAAATGTAATTTTGGTGAGTTCGATTCAACAATGGATATTGATCAGATGGGAAACTTTCACTTTGAGGAGGTCAAATGTCCGTTAAAGGGTGAATGCAAATATGAAGGAATAATCTGTAAACCAAAATTTAATAGTACACTCTCGGAACGTGAGTTAAGCGTTATGCGATCATTTTATGAAGGGATGGAAGAAAATGCAATAGCAGATAAGTATTGCATTTCATTGGAAACTGTACGTACACATAAACGGAATGCCTTTAGGCGTATAAATGTCCATTCCTTGGCAGAGTTCTTTTAG
- a CDS encoding Arm DNA-binding domain-containing protein, which translates to MATFKAIVFQTGRHIKQDGTSNIKIRIYHNRESQYIATSYYIQPGNMDDSGRILPNVTNGEMIEYVGHTVSCISCLIMLSGTLLCRSIIALAVSSSERFT; encoded by the coding sequence ATGGCAACATTTAAAGCGATCGTTTTCCAAACAGGAAGACATATAAAACAAGATGGAACATCCAATATAAAAATTAGAATCTATCATAATAGAGAATCTCAGTATATAGCCACCAGCTACTATATCCAACCCGGAAACATGGATGACTCCGGACGAATCCTGCCAAACGTAACAAACGGCGAAATGATAGAGTATGTGGGTCATACGGTTAGTTGCATTAGTTGTTTGATAATGTTGTCCGGTACTTTATTATGCAGGTCCATCATTGCGCTGGCTGTTTCCAGTTCTGAACGCTTCACATAA
- a CDS encoding class I SAM-dependent methyltransferase — MKENKYDDDRFFSQYAQMSRSVEGLQGAGEWHILQKMLPDFTDKRVLDLGCGFGWHCIYAIEHGAKCVTGIDISGKMLEEAQKRNSSPLIEYKCMAIEDFDFQPDTYDIVISSLTFHYLESFINICRKVNSCLTAGGSFVFSVEHPIFTAYGNQDWYYDQDGKRAHWPVDRYFSEGKRTAIFLGEEVVKYHKTLTTYINSLLQTGFEICELIEPQPSEMMLDTIPEMQDELRRPMMLLISAKKKS, encoded by the coding sequence ATGAAAGAAAATAAATATGACGACGACCGCTTCTTCAGCCAATATGCTCAAATGTCACGCTCTGTAGAGGGATTACAAGGTGCCGGAGAATGGCATATATTACAGAAAATGCTACCGGACTTTACAGACAAGAGAGTACTGGACTTAGGCTGCGGATTTGGCTGGCACTGTATCTATGCCATCGAACATGGAGCAAAGTGTGTTACAGGAATTGATATTTCCGGGAAGATGCTGGAAGAAGCTCAAAAAAGAAATTCTTCACCACTCATCGAATATAAATGTATGGCAATCGAGGATTTCGACTTTCAACCGGATACTTATGATATCGTAATCAGTTCCTTGACCTTTCATTATCTGGAATCTTTTATTAATATATGCCGTAAAGTCAACAGCTGCCTCACAGCAGGAGGTTCTTTTGTTTTTTCAGTAGAGCATCCGATATTCACAGCCTATGGTAATCAGGATTGGTATTACGACCAAGATGGAAAACGTGCTCACTGGCCTGTAGACCGCTACTTCAGTGAAGGCAAACGTACTGCTATTTTTTTAGGAGAAGAAGTCGTGAAGTATCATAAGACTTTAACTACATATATTAATAGTCTTCTTCAGACCGGATTTGAAATTTGTGAATTGATAGAGCCCCAACCGAGTGAAATGATGCTGGATACTATTCCGGAAATGCAAGACGAACTTCGGCGTCCAATGATGCTTCTTATTTCTGCCAAGAAAAAAAGTTGA
- a CDS encoding sensor histidine kinase, giving the protein MKRFAFRVILHILLIVLFSIGSYLLFQKQLWFSTTICLILLITIGIHLYRMQFKQIALLRRLTDGLRYNDMMQTFHPPFNNKIMNEWAEELSDTLKDFRGRLLAEEIKHQYYENLLNKVDTAVLVADKAGHIEWMNQAAVTHLGQISQLPETLLKASVAHDTPVIRIEQNSTVLEMAISRTTFATQGREQQLISLKNIHSVLERNEMEAWQKLIRVLTHEIMNSITPIISLSETLSERGIPSQLGEKEYSVMLQAMQTIHRRSKGLLEFVENYRRLTRIPAPIRTQISIAELFTDLKKLFPEEEFQFEVPSPELKLNVDRTQIEQILINLLKNAREACSRKSDKKIQVKARKLSAGNTTLTISDNGEGILPDVLDKIFVPFFTTKTSGSGIGLSLCKQIMTLHEGSINVKSEVGKGSSFILTFPK; this is encoded by the coding sequence ATGAAACGATTTGCATTCAGAGTAATTTTACATATTTTACTGATAGTATTGTTTTCTATCGGCAGCTACCTGCTATTTCAAAAGCAGTTATGGTTCAGTACTACCATCTGCCTTATATTACTGATAACCATTGGAATACATCTTTACCGTATGCAGTTCAAACAAATTGCTCTGTTGCGACGATTGACAGACGGCCTCCGCTATAATGACATGATGCAAACTTTCCATCCACCTTTCAATAACAAAATAATGAATGAATGGGCGGAAGAACTTTCGGATACTTTAAAAGATTTTCGGGGAAGATTGCTGGCAGAAGAGATCAAGCACCAATACTACGAGAACTTATTGAACAAAGTTGATACGGCAGTGCTTGTTGCCGATAAAGCCGGACATATAGAATGGATGAATCAGGCGGCCGTTACCCACTTAGGACAAATATCACAATTGCCGGAAACATTGCTGAAAGCTTCTGTTGCCCATGACACCCCCGTCATCCGTATCGAACAAAATAGCACTGTGCTGGAAATGGCCATATCACGCACTACATTTGCCACTCAAGGTAGAGAACAGCAGTTAATCAGTTTAAAAAACATTCATTCTGTATTGGAACGCAATGAAATGGAAGCCTGGCAAAAGCTGATACGCGTGCTGACTCATGAAATCATGAACTCTATCACACCAATCATTTCTCTTTCGGAAACATTAAGCGAGAGAGGAATCCCCAGTCAACTGGGAGAAAAAGAATATTCTGTTATGCTGCAAGCCATGCAGACCATTCACAGAAGAAGCAAAGGATTACTGGAATTTGTAGAGAACTATCGTCGGCTCACACGAATCCCTGCTCCTATTCGTACACAAATTTCTATTGCGGAATTATTCACGGATTTAAAGAAATTATTTCCGGAAGAAGAGTTTCAGTTTGAGGTTCCCTCACCCGAACTGAAATTAAATGTGGACCGAACACAAATAGAACAGATTCTTATTAATCTGCTGAAAAATGCCCGTGAAGCATGCAGTCGAAAATCAGATAAGAAGATTCAGGTAAAAGCAAGAAAACTTTCTGCCGGAAATACGACATTAACGATATCTGATAATGGAGAAGGTATTCTGCCCGATGTGCTGGATAAAATATTTGTTCCTTTCTTTACCACCAAAACATCCGGTTCGGGTATCGGATTAAGTTTATGCAAGCAAATCATGACTTTGCATGAAGGAAGTATTAATGTTAAGTCGGAAGTGGGTAAAGGAAGCAGTTTTATCCTTACTTTTCCTAAATAA
- a CDS encoding sigma-54-dependent transcriptional regulator, with the protein MDEVNKLGKILIVDDNEDVLFALNLLLEPYTEKIKVATTPDRIEHFMTTFQPDLILLDMNFSRDAISGQEGFESLKQILQIDPQAIVIFMTAYADTDKAVRAIKAGATDFIPKPWEKEKLLATLTSGMRLRQSQREVNILKEQVEALSGQSSPEGDIIGESPIMQEVFATINKLSSTDANILILGENGTGKDVIARLLYRYSPRYGKPFVTIDLGSIPEQLFESELFGFEKGAFTDAKKSKAGRMEVATNGTLFLDEIGNLSLPMQSKLLTAIEKRQISRLGSTQTMPIDVRLICATNADIRHMVDEGSFRQDLLYRINTIEIHIPPLRERGNDIILLAEYFLDRYARKYKKEMRGLTREAKNKLLKYTWPGNVRELQHTMERVVILGDGSLLKPENFQFHVTPKQKKEEEIVLNLEQLERQTIEKAMKLSEGNISRAADYLGITRFALYRKLEKLGL; encoded by the coding sequence ATGGATGAAGTCAACAAACTAGGAAAGATACTCATTGTAGATGATAACGAAGATGTGCTCTTTGCCCTCAATCTACTACTCGAACCTTATACAGAAAAGATAAAGGTAGCTACCACTCCCGACCGGATTGAGCATTTTATGACTACCTTTCAGCCCGATCTTATCTTATTAGATATGAACTTCAGCCGTGATGCAATTAGCGGTCAGGAAGGTTTTGAAAGTCTGAAGCAGATTTTGCAGATTGATCCGCAAGCTATTGTCATCTTCATGACTGCATATGCGGATACAGATAAAGCTGTACGGGCCATTAAAGCCGGTGCAACAGATTTTATCCCCAAACCTTGGGAGAAGGAAAAATTGCTGGCTACTCTCACCTCCGGTATGCGTCTGCGCCAATCTCAACGGGAGGTAAACATCTTAAAAGAGCAAGTAGAAGCACTCAGCGGACAAAGTTCTCCAGAAGGGGATATTATCGGAGAATCTCCGATCATGCAGGAAGTATTTGCAACCATAAACAAACTTAGCAGTACAGATGCCAACATTCTGATTTTGGGAGAAAACGGAACGGGAAAAGACGTGATTGCCCGACTGCTATACCGCTACTCCCCCCGATACGGCAAACCTTTTGTTACCATCGACCTGGGAAGTATCCCCGAACAACTTTTCGAAAGTGAACTGTTCGGCTTTGAAAAGGGAGCATTCACCGATGCAAAAAAGTCAAAAGCCGGACGGATGGAAGTTGCCACCAATGGTACTTTGTTCCTTGATGAAATCGGTAATCTTTCGCTTCCCATGCAATCGAAGCTGCTCACTGCGATCGAAAAACGGCAGATCAGCCGTTTAGGAAGCACACAGACCATGCCTATTGATGTTCGTCTGATTTGCGCAACGAATGCGGATATCCGCCACATGGTGGATGAAGGAAGTTTCCGTCAGGACTTACTATATCGTATTAATACAATTGAAATACATATCCCCCCGCTCCGCGAACGTGGGAATGATATCATTCTGCTTGCTGAATATTTTCTGGACCGTTATGCACGCAAATATAAAAAAGAAATGCGTGGCTTGACACGGGAAGCCAAAAATAAGTTGCTGAAATATACGTGGCCAGGTAATGTACGGGAGTTGCAACATACAATGGAACGTGTCGTAATACTGGGAGACGGTTCTTTATTAAAACCCGAAAACTTCCAGTTCCACGTCACCCCCAAGCAAAAAAAGGAAGAAGAAATTGTTTTGAACCTTGAACAACTGGAACGGCAAACCATTGAAAAAGCAATGAAACTTAGTGAAGGGAATATCTCACGTGCTGCTGACTATTTAGGTATTACCCGCTTTGCCTTATATCGCAAACTTGAAAAACTAGGCTTATGA
- a CDS encoding TolC family protein, giving the protein MNLKILYITLGILSTELLAAQNQTMEMSLEQVVKIARLESPDARTARHSFRSAYWNYKYYRANYLPSLSLSSDPNLNRAINKITMGDGSVKFVEQNLLNTDLTLNLSQNIPWTGGSLFLETSAQRMDLFSEHKYSWQTSPVMIGYRQSLFGYNSLKWDKRIEPVRYQEAKKSYVETLELVSANAINKFFALATAQSNYDIASFNYANADTLYRYAQGRYNIGTITENEMLQLELNRLTEETNRMNARIEMDNCMQELRSYLGIQEDRELRVRINSQVPDFSVNLDEALALAYENSPDIQAMKRRKLESESAVARARANAGLKADIYLRFGLTQTAEKLPDAYRNLLDQQYVSLSIALPILDWGRGKGQVRVARSNRDLVYTQVEQNRTDFELNVRKLVKQFNLQTQRVHIAARTDETAQRRNEVARKLYILGKSTILDLNASIAEKDSARRNYVSALYNYWSLYYTLRSMTLYDFERNMLLTEDYNLLIE; this is encoded by the coding sequence ATGAATCTGAAAATACTCTATATAACACTCGGAATCCTGTCGACTGAACTGCTGGCTGCTCAAAATCAAACAATGGAGATGTCGTTGGAGCAGGTGGTGAAAATAGCCCGTCTGGAATCACCCGATGCACGAACTGCACGACATAGCTTTCGTTCCGCTTACTGGAACTACAAATATTATCGGGCTAACTATTTGCCATCTTTGAGTTTGTCATCCGATCCTAATCTGAATCGTGCCATCAATAAGATTACAATGGGGGACGGTTCCGTTAAGTTTGTCGAGCAAAATCTGTTGAATACCGATCTGACTTTGAACCTGTCGCAGAATATTCCCTGGACCGGAGGTTCTCTTTTTCTCGAAACATCTGCGCAACGCATGGACTTGTTCAGCGAACATAAATACTCATGGCAAACTTCTCCTGTCATGATAGGATATCGCCAGTCGCTTTTTGGTTATAATAGTCTGAAGTGGGATAAACGTATAGAACCGGTACGCTATCAGGAAGCCAAGAAAAGTTATGTGGAAACACTGGAACTTGTTTCCGCCAATGCAATTAATAAATTCTTCGCTTTGGCCACCGCTCAAAGTAATTACGATATTGCTTCTTTCAATTATGCAAATGCCGATACGCTCTATCGTTACGCTCAGGGGCGTTACAATATAGGCACGATCACAGAGAATGAAATGCTGCAGTTAGAATTGAATCGTCTGACCGAAGAAACAAATCGTATGAATGCCCGTATAGAAATGGATAATTGCATGCAGGAACTTCGTTCTTATCTGGGCATTCAGGAAGATCGGGAACTTCGTGTGCGTATCAACTCGCAAGTACCGGATTTCAGTGTCAATCTGGATGAAGCATTGGCATTGGCATACGAAAACAGTCCGGACATACAGGCGATGAAACGAAGAAAACTGGAAAGTGAGAGTGCTGTGGCAAGAGCCCGTGCTAATGCGGGACTGAAAGCGGATATTTATCTCCGTTTCGGACTGACGCAGACTGCCGAAAAGCTGCCGGATGCTTATCGAAATCTGTTAGACCAGCAATATGTAAGTCTGAGTATCGCTCTTCCTATTTTAGATTGGGGAAGAGGGAAAGGACAAGTGCGGGTAGCCCGTTCCAATCGTGATCTGGTATATACGCAAGTGGAGCAAAATCGGACGGATTTTGAATTGAATGTCCGCAAACTGGTGAAACAATTTAATCTGCAAACACAACGGGTACATATCGCTGCCCGTACAGATGAAACGGCTCAACGAAGAAATGAAGTTGCCCGCAAACTTTATATACTGGGAAAATCCACTATCCTTGATCTGAATGCTTCCATTGCCGAGAAAGATAGTGCCCGCCGTAATTACGTATCGGCTTTGTACAATTATTGGAGCTTATATTACACACTTCGAAGTATGACACTTTACGATTTTGAACGGAATATGCTATTGACAGAAGATTACAATCTTCTTATAGAATAG
- a CDS encoding efflux RND transporter periplasmic adaptor subunit → MDIKLEKKPWYIRYRYYLIGGLLFAAFLIYVIVLSLGPRKLRIDAENIQIAEVKEDNFMEYVDVEGLIQPILTIKINTREAGSVESIVGEEGSLLYQGDTIIVLSNPDLLRSIEDQRDEWEKQMITYQEQEIEMEQKSLNLKQQALTNNYELERLKKSIALDREEFQMGVKSKAQLQVAEDEYNYKLKNAALQQESLRHDSAVTMIRKELIRNDRERERKKYERTHERLNNLVVTAPIKGQLSFVRVTPGQQVSSGESIAEIKVLDQYKIHTSLSEYYIDRITTGLPATVNYQGKKYPLKITKVVPEVKDRMFDVDLVFTGDMPDNVRVGKSFRVQIELGQPERALIIPRGNFYQSTGGQWIYKVNASKTKAIRVPLSIGRQNPQQYEITEGLQTGDWVITTGYDTFGDAEELILK, encoded by the coding sequence ATGGATATAAAATTAGAAAAGAAACCTTGGTACATTCGATACAGATACTATCTGATAGGCGGACTTTTGTTTGCTGCCTTTCTGATTTATGTAATTGTTCTGTCATTAGGCCCCCGAAAATTACGTATTGATGCCGAAAATATTCAGATAGCGGAAGTGAAAGAGGATAATTTTATGGAATATGTAGATGTGGAGGGACTGATTCAGCCTATACTGACTATCAAAATCAATACCCGCGAAGCGGGAAGCGTTGAAAGCATCGTTGGTGAGGAAGGGAGTCTGCTCTATCAGGGGGATACCATTATCGTCCTTTCCAATCCAGACCTGCTTCGCAGCATTGAAGACCAGCGTGACGAATGGGAAAAGCAAATGATTACCTATCAGGAACAGGAGATTGAGATGGAACAGAAAAGTCTTAATCTGAAGCAGCAGGCTCTGACGAATAATTATGAACTGGAACGACTGAAAAAGAGCATTGCCCTTGATCGGGAAGAGTTTCAGATGGGAGTAAAGAGTAAGGCTCAACTACAAGTAGCCGAAGATGAATATAACTACAAACTAAAAAACGCGGCATTGCAACAAGAAAGCCTGCGACATGATTCGGCTGTTACGATGATTCGTAAAGAACTGATTCGCAATGACCGTGAACGGGAGCGCAAGAAATATGAACGTACTCATGAGCGATTGAATAACCTGGTGGTGACGGCTCCTATAAAAGGGCAACTAAGCTTTGTCAGGGTTACTCCGGGGCAGCAGGTTTCTTCCGGCGAAAGCATTGCCGAAATAAAGGTACTCGATCAGTATAAGATACATACTTCGCTAAGCGAATATTACATTGACAGGATCACTACCGGACTGCCTGCTACCGTCAATTATCAGGGAAAGAAATATCCGCTGAAAATAACGAAAGTCGTCCCTGAAGTAAAAGACCGTATGTTTGATGTCGATCTTGTCTTTACCGGCGATATGCCCGATAATGTCAGAGTCGGCAAAAGCTTCCGTGTACAGATTGAATTAGGTCAGCCGGAACGGGCGCTTATTATTCCACGGGGTAATTTCTATCAGTCTACAGGAGGACAATGGATTTACAAAGTGAATGCTTCGAAGACAAAAGCAATCCGTGTACCATTAAGTATTGGGCGGCAGAATCCGCAGCAGTATGAAATTACGGAAGGTTTGCAGACGGGAGATTGGGTAATTACGACAGGATATGATACCTTTGGCGATGCAGAGGAATTGATATTAAAATAA
- a CDS encoding ABC transporter permease: MKIIQLAIRTLCRFKIYTIINIIGLALSMACVIIIFRYVEQELTVDSYIPDRDRIAFQIQEDKSSPGSRFVTGAGFSDPDIECSSTVLWYNKDVIILDKERFDVETIVADSNFVKVMKFPVRYGNIASLNDNPQNVIITQILANKLFGDRNPIGEKITYSTGDPLTVTGVISMQDRKSSIHFDLLVSDKLQEDWVATFPVNVVLIRQGANLNTINQRHAAYETEPRTEKEIRNQLLSINDSYFDSSVVSYNDMLLHGSPKQLQRLSLVAILVLLIGIFNFMSLYTVILLKRGKEFGLKKIFGSTPIHLFVQLYIENLFLIAIALCLSWFLIEISTGFIEIQFGMAQQKEIAFDGLLSVLFLLLLPGIAVIYPFLRYRHITPVRSLQSIYIGNKLTVVRYLYLSVQYVITFTLIVLSLFFVRQLYEMLHTETGYTTDNIIRAEFQIYDRKTPTTKEEFRASLSRRETSYSQIDQQMNASPLFTAWGYNYLPYEYQLENSSFNFKKPMDNDYKAVALIPSTESTSRLYGFKLLEGRLWNDSIDQEGDAKLILNRKAMSLFGFKTLSKAELQTENPIWPQKSNSPYQIIGVIEDFYCGHLSKPIGPIAYMYCKTYSDQVPIVAAIVPGKQQEAIAFLDKLHHETMDGTFEYAFVQDEISNLYREDRQITIIYSSFALLGILISSLGLFGLSLFDIQQRYREVALRKVNGAMMKDILPLLLRQYILILGASFVIAIPLAYWGINVYLENYAYRTDISWWLFALAAIIVLLISLVTLIYQVRKAIAINPATILKGQ, translated from the coding sequence ATGAAGATTATACAGTTAGCTATCCGGACCTTATGTAGGTTTAAAATATATACGATTATCAATATCATCGGATTGGCATTAAGTATGGCTTGTGTCATTATTATATTCCGTTATGTGGAACAGGAGCTTACTGTAGACAGCTATATTCCGGATAGAGATAGAATAGCTTTTCAGATACAGGAGGATAAAAGTTCTCCCGGAAGTCGTTTTGTTACCGGAGCTGGTTTCTCTGATCCGGATATAGAATGCAGTTCTACTGTCTTATGGTATAATAAGGATGTGATTATCTTGGACAAAGAACGCTTCGATGTAGAAACCATTGTTGCTGATAGCAACTTTGTGAAAGTGATGAAATTTCCGGTACGTTATGGTAATATTGCTTCTTTAAATGATAATCCACAAAACGTCATAATTACGCAAATATTGGCCAATAAGCTTTTTGGTGACAGGAATCCTATCGGAGAGAAAATTACTTATTCAACAGGTGATCCGTTGACTGTGACAGGTGTTATCAGTATGCAAGATAGAAAAAGTTCGATACATTTTGATCTTTTGGTTTCAGATAAACTGCAAGAAGACTGGGTCGCTACTTTTCCAGTCAATGTAGTACTTATCCGCCAGGGGGCAAATCTGAACACAATAAATCAACGTCATGCGGCATACGAAACAGAACCCCGGACTGAAAAAGAAATACGAAATCAGTTGCTATCTATAAATGACAGCTATTTTGATTCTTCTGTCGTTTCATACAATGATATGTTACTACATGGAAGTCCTAAACAGTTACAGCGGTTGTCTTTAGTTGCTATCCTTGTGTTGTTAATCGGCATATTCAACTTCATGAGCCTCTATACTGTGATTTTATTGAAGCGGGGAAAAGAGTTCGGATTGAAGAAAATATTCGGTAGTACTCCGATACATTTGTTCGTACAACTCTACATTGAGAATTTATTTCTCATAGCTATTGCATTATGTCTTTCCTGGTTTTTAATTGAAATCTCTACAGGATTTATTGAAATACAGTTTGGAATGGCACAACAAAAAGAGATAGCCTTCGATGGTCTGTTATCTGTCTTATTTCTTCTCTTGTTACCGGGGATTGCTGTGATTTATCCTTTTTTACGATACCGACATATTACACCCGTCCGTTCATTGCAAAGTATATATATTGGAAATAAACTCACTGTGGTACGATATCTCTATTTAAGTGTCCAGTATGTCATTACCTTTACACTAATTGTTTTGTCTTTGTTTTTTGTCAGGCAGCTATACGAAATGTTGCATACAGAGACAGGCTATACAACGGATAACATAATCAGAGCAGAGTTCCAGATTTACGATCGAAAAACACCTACAACTAAAGAGGAATTCAGAGCTAGTTTGAGTAGAAGAGAGACTTCTTATAGTCAGATAGATCAGCAAATGAATGCTTCTCCATTGTTTACTGCGTGGGGATATAATTATCTTCCATACGAATACCAACTTGAAAATAGCAGCTTTAATTTTAAAAAGCCAATGGACAATGATTATAAAGCAGTTGCTTTGATACCTTCTACAGAATCTACTTCAAGACTTTACGGGTTCAAACTGTTGGAAGGACGTTTATGGAATGATAGTATAGACCAGGAAGGAGATGCTAAATTGATTTTAAACCGGAAAGCTATGTCATTGTTCGGATTTAAAACTCTTAGCAAAGCTGAACTTCAAACAGAAAATCCGATATGGCCGCAGAAAAGTAATTCGCCCTATCAAATCATTGGAGTGATCGAAGATTTCTATTGCGGGCACCTGTCGAAACCTATCGGACCAATAGCGTATATGTATTGCAAAACCTATTCCGATCAAGTGCCTATCGTGGCAGCCATCGTTCCTGGCAAGCAACAGGAAGCTATCGCCTTTTTGGATAAACTTCATCACGAAACTATGGATGGAACATTTGAGTATGCTTTTGTGCAAGATGAGATCAGTAATTTGTATCGGGAAGACCGGCAAATTACGATTATATATTCTTCTTTCGCACTTCTGGGAATTTTGATTTCTTCATTGGGATTGTTCGGACTTTCATTGTTCGATATCCAACAACGTTATCGGGAAGTTGCCCTTAGAAAAGTGAATGGAGCTATGATGAAAGATATTCTGCCTTTACTTTTAAGACAGTACATTTTGATATTGGGTGCTTCGTTTGTAATAGCTATCCCTTTAGCTTATTGGGGAATTAATGTTTATCTGGAAAACTATGCCTACCGGACCGACATTAGTTGGTGGCTATTTGCTTTGGCAGCCATCATCGTCTTACTAATTTCATTAGTAACCTTGATTTATCAGGTAAGAAAGGCTATTGCTATTAATCCGGCTACTATTTTGAAAGGACAATGA